Part of the Brassica napus cultivar Da-Ae unplaced genomic scaffold, Da-Ae ScsIHWf_2628;HRSCAF=3378, whole genome shotgun sequence genome, TGCACCTATCCCGCTTTCTAAACTCTGGTTTGTTCGCGTAACCCAGGATTTGGCTCAGGATTGCCCATTGTTAATTCCAGGGTTTCTCTGAATTTGAAAGTTATCACTTAGTAGGTTTCCATACCAAGGCTCAATCCAATTAAGTCCGTAGCGTCTACCAATTCCGCCATATCCCCCTTTTTGCTTTGAGATTAGGATCTCATTATGATGTCTTTCCACTTTTTCTTATGACGAAACCTTGGAATTCATTACATACAgatacttattttatttctttggtaTCTTCTTGCATTTTTTTTAGCCCCATCCATATTGATTTAGTTTAATCAACAAagattctatcatttttgtatttgcaattcaatatggttatatattagagaacatatatatgttcttcCTTTTCTCATCGTTGTCTTCAATTTTAAGAAATAGTCGAACGGTCGATTCGTTTTTTTTACTTCcatgaaaagaaatttatgatcaTTATTGAAACTTAGAATTCTACAATGTGCAATGTAAAAAGATTATAAGTCTACTTCGTAGATTTGAAATTCGAATAATTCTAAAAAAGTATATTCGAAATGAATATTCGAATATTcattctaataatttaattctataaaataataaagaatataaaaagagaaaaagtatcaaataataataattgcatGAGGTTAGAACAAAAAAACCAAGAATTTCAAATCAGATatcatttaactttaaaaaaaaagctttccggtctaattaaaattttcttatttagaaaCTCATGAAATCAAAATTAGAAAGTCGATATAttgctatattatattaattcattaaggttttgttttatttatttaatgatagtCACTATTTATTTGAGCTATATTCTGTTCTAGAATATCGAAAATATGATGAATTCTAAATAGATAAGGAAAAATATGAATAGAATAGTTAATTAATACGATCTAGTAGTTTAGTGAATTTGTATACACTATTTTAGTTGAGCCCGCTTAGCTCAGAGGTTAGAGCATCGCATTTGTAATGCGATGGTCATCGGTTCGATTCCGATAGCCGGCTTTTacatagtttttcattttttttacatgatttttaatgtactttcaaaaaaaaataagattgaaAAGACTTCTTTCACCTTTTTCCAAGAGTTACCACGCCAtttatattatgtcatataaACTTCCATATAGGAATATATATTGGGGTAAAAGGGTTAGATCTTGgcaaaataaatgaagaaaataaaggaaaatttttgtgatttattgatttatatatattgtatatacaataaaaaaaatctgtatattGAGAGAATATATCTTCTGACTCTTTGTATTCCAATAGTTTATTGGAGTGGATTTTACGTTATTTATCATTATCATTTAgttcagttttaattttgtttagtttttgtacaatttcaataaaaaaaggaGTCTTTATGTCACGTTACCGAGGgcctcgttttaaaaaaatacgccGTCTGGGGGCTTTACCGGGACTAACTAGTAAAAGGCCTAGGGCAGGAAGCGATCTTAGAAACCAATCACGCTCcggaaaaaaatctcaatatcGTATTCgtttagaagaaaaacaaaaattgcgTTTTCATTATGGTCTTACAGAACGCCAATTACTTAAATATGTTCGTATCGCCGGAAAAGCTAAGGGGTCAACGGGTCAAGTTTTATTACAATTACTTGAAATGCGTTTGGATAACATCCTTTTTCGGTTGGGTATGGCTTTGACTATTCCTCAAGCGCGCCAATTAGTTAACCATGGGCATATTTTAGTTAATGGTCGTATAGTTGATATACCAAGTTATCGATGCAAACCCCGAGATATTATTACAGTGAAGGATGAACAAAACTCTAGAACTTTGGTTCAAAATCTTCTTGAGTCATCTGCCCCCGAGGAATTGCCAAACCATCTGACTCTTCACACATTCCAATATGAAGGGTTAGTCAATCAAATAATAGATAGGAAATGCGTcggtttgaaaataaatgaattgcttGTCGTAGAATATTACTCTCGCCAGACTTAAAAAACCTaagtgaagtaaaaaaaaatcactaaaaacaaGAGTTCGGACAACTCCCCTTTGCCCGCttttttgattaaaactaaaaagggacAAGGTAAGGGATTTTGTCGGGGAATCTTTTTCCTATTCATGTATCATAGATTGGTAGGGAGGTTTGGATCCCTTGTTTGCTCTTCCCAGCATTTTCCATAGCAAAGAAATGTagattttatagaaaaattggAAGTagatagaatatttttttataaaaaacgagTCCGCTTTTATGTTAGTTCGTACTATAAAATTCCTTTGTTTGTGAGAAAATTTTCtcacaaaagaaaagttaaaggaaataaaaagagttataGAATGGATTACTACCTATGCCAAGATCGCGTATAaatggaaattttattgataaaacctTTACAATTGTAGCCGATATCTTATTACGAGTCATTCCGACAACTTCCGGAGAAAAAGAGGCATTTACTTATTACAGAGATGGTGCGATTTgattatcattatcatttttttctatttctcacCGATTtggaatagaaaaaaatgagtattgAAAAAAATCTACGCTTTTGAAGGTgaagtttataatataaaaaagcaATCCCTTCTGTCATGTATCCACGATTAGTGCAGCCTTAGATGCTTCAATTATGAATTCTAGTATTGAGCAAAAGGTTTTTTACCTACGGTTCCCGTATTACAGATCAATCCTACTAGACTAATACAATATACGAATAGGAGGCACAGGGGAAGAAGCACTACGCCGAGAAATCAACAACacgaaaactttcttcaaaaagattccttttctttcttcttctttgggatTGGGACTAATTAAAATGGTTGGAACAATAAACATCCATCTCGTCCGTACTTTGGATACCCGTATAACCATTGAAGACTGTTGAAGTGACTAATTCCTGGAAATTTAGGGGCGttgagaacaaagaaattgttagagtttcctttttatttttatctagtaTGAATATGAATCCACTTGGTAGTAAGAAAAGATCTTTTACAAGAAGGTTGGCTAGGGATTTCTTGTAAAAACATTAGCCCCGCTTAGTTCATAATGACATCAAATTTTTCCATatccatatatttattattttcattatgcACCTAAAGGAGGAGCCGTATGAGATGAAAATCTCACATACGGTTCTGAAACGGAGAATTCGTTAAAGCGAATGACGACCGTAACGGATGTCGGCTCAATCTGAAGGAAATTATGCGGAAGCATTACAGAATTATTATGAAGCTATGCGACTAGAAATTGACCCCTATGATCGAAGTTATATACTCTATAATATAGGCCTTATCCACACAAGTAATGGGGAACATACCAAAgctttagaatattattttcgGGCATTAGAACGAAACCCCTTTTTACCACAAGCTTTTAATAATATGGCTGTGATCTGTCATTACGTGCGACTATCTCCACTATAGAAAAAAAGAACGAACAGCTAGTCAATGAaatactagaaaaaaaaaaggctttctACATAAGCATCGTCCAAAACGATTTTTTATCAGCTGtagcaaataaataaacttCATGGATCGAAATATGAAGTGAAGACTAGATATGcctaaatactttattttctatggataaaaaaagatttaattgaTAGAGGAAGCACCGTAAAGATCAACTGGAAAGGTTTTGGACCGATACAACAAGAGCTgtttatttatatcataatatgAGATAAATCTTAGAAATCTACTTATGTAATAGAGTGGATCCCCTAAGGTATTGAGCAGCGGTGTAGCATCAGATCCTAAAGACAgtaagtctttttcttttttatgatatgaagtatgaaaaaaagtctttttcaacgattctatataaatttatatatgaaagcGGGATAGTTACCTTTCAGAAAATTCTAATATCTAATAACAGTGGACatgcctttttttttctgaaggtaggagaaaagataaaacttattattagattaattaatatattaattaaatcaaaacgaAAGTTTGAAACTCATGTAATTACTCTCTTTTGTTTAATCCAAGAAAAACCGAATGAATATCTATAAGAAATCTCATTCAATTAGATATAAAGTTAAAGTAGGTTAAAGTGAAAAAAACTGGTACACCAAAACAAAAGAGTTGGTTGTCGAGCCGTATGAGGTAGGAAACTCTCAAGTACGGTTCTCAGGGAGGGAATTGACCCGCCTATTCCGACCGTGGAGAACAGGCCATTCAACAAGGAGATTCTGAAATGGCGGAGGCTTGGTTTGCTCAAGCCGCCGAGTATTGGAAACAGGCTATAACGCTTACTCCTGGTAATTATATTGAAGCACAGAATTGGTTGACGATCACGAGGCGCTTCGAATAAgaactttttctttgtttcttttttttttattctataatatatctttatttgtttttacaattaattgttttttagtttcttgGCCCTCTCGGTCAAATAAACCAGATTCTTTTTTCTATCAGAAGAACCAATCccagaaaaaaatttcattatatcCTTTTCTCAAATCGTTCTATTTAATCTGGTATTCTCTAGGGATAAGTAGTACATGAATATGAGAATATCTATAATATCTATATctagttttttctatttttttttttttcgactaTTAAAACGAATAAAAGGGATTTGAAAATGACTAAATATCAATACTAGAATGTTTCTTAGTAATGACTAATAAGCGGTTATTGAAATAGGATAATATCctctatttaaaacataaaaaataggcTATATTTCGGAACTTATAATTGAAATATGAATACACTAGAttaggttataaaaaaaaattatttgtgtaCCAATACTAATGTAAAGGTGCGAAAacgctttttaataaaaaaaaaaaaggggggggtcCGTTGAGCACCCTATGGATATGTCATAATAGATCCGAACACTTGCCCCAGATCGACTTCCAGATCATAATTGCTCTAGTGAATAACTAAAGAAAATGGATGAATAGATGGGAGAtagaagagaaagaacaaaattCTAAGCATCTATCATCGGTTCACTAATTATTTGAGTGACTGTTGGCGGGTTTCTTTGTATGTGTTGTCCGGAAAGAGGAGGACTCAATGATTATTCGTTCGCCGGAACCAGAAgtcaaaattttggtagataGGGATCCCATAAAAACTTCTTTCGAGGAATGGGCTAAACCCGGTCATTTCTCAAGAACAATAGCTAAGGGACCATCATTTAGCTATCGCAATTCTTTTCCTAATAGCAGGTCATATGTATAGGACCAACTGGGGTATTGGTCATGGTCTAAAAGATATTTTAGAGGCTCATAAAGGTCCATTTACAGGCCAAGGCCATAAAGGTCTATATGAAATTCTAACAACATCATGGCATGCTCAATTATCTCTTAACCTGGCTATGTTAGGCTCTTTAACTATTGTTGTAGCTCACCATATGTATTCCATGCCCCCTTATCCATATCTAGCTACTGACTATGCTACACAACTATCATTGTTCACACATCACATGTGGATTGGTGGATTTCTCATAGTTGGTGCTGCTGCGCATGCAGCCATTTTTATGGTAAGAGACTATGATCCAACTAATCGATACAACGATTTATTAGATCGTGTCCTGAGGCATCGCGATGCAATCATATCACACCTCAACTGGGTATGTATATTTCTAGGCTTCCACAGTTTTGGTTTGTATATTCATAATGATACCATGAGTGCTTTAGGGCGTCCACAAGATATGTTTTCAGATACTGCTATACAATTACAACCAGTCTTTGCTCAATGGATACAAAATACCCATGCTTTAGCACCTGGTGTAACAGCCCCTGGTGAAACAGCGAGCACCAGTTTGACTTGGGGGGCGGTGAGTTAGTAGCAGTGGGTGGCAAAGTAGCTTTGCTACCTATTCCATTAGGAACGGCCGACTTTTTGGTACATCATATTCATGCATTTACAATTCATGTGACGGTATTGATACTGTTGAAAGGTGTTTTATTTGCTCGTAGCTCGCGGTTAATACCAGATAAAGCAAATCTTGGTTTTCGTTTCCCTTGTGATGGGCCTGGAAGAGGAGGAACGTGTCAAGTATCTGCTTGGGATCATGTCTTCTTAGGACTATTCTGGATGTACAATTCTATTTCGGTAGTAATATTCCATTTCAGTTGGAAAATGCAGTCAGATGTTTGGGGTAGTATAAGCGATCAAGGGGTGGTAACTCATATTACCGGAGGAAACTTTGCACAGAGTTCCATTACTATTAATGGGTGGCTCCGCGATTTCTTATGGGCACAAGCATCTCAGGTAATTCAATCTTATGGTTCTTCGTTATCTGCATATGGTCTTTTTTTCCTAGGTGCTCATTTTGTATGGGCTTTCAGTTTAATGTTTCTATTCAGCGGGCGTGGTTATTGGCAAGAACTTATTGAATCCATTGTTTGGGctcataataaattaaaagttgCTCCTGCTACTCAGCCTAGAGCCTTGAGCATTGTACAAGGAGCTCAGGACCCCACTACTCGTCGTATTTGGTTTGGTATTGCTACCGCACATGACTTCGAGAGTCATGATGATATTACTGAAGAACGTCTTTATCAGAATATTTTTGCTTCTCATTTCGGGCAATTAGCAATAATTTTTCTGTGGACTTCCGGAAATTTGTTTCATGTAGCTTGGCAAGGAAATTTTGAGACATGGATACAAGACCCTTTACATGTAAGACCgattgctcatgctatttgggATCCTCATTTTGGTCAACCGGCTGTGGAAGCATTTACTCGAGGAGGTGCTCTTGGCCCGGTGAATATAGCTTATTCTGGTGTTTATCAGTGGTGGTATACAATCGGTTTACGTACTAATGAAGATCTTTATACTGGAGctctttttctattatttctttcTGCCCTATCCTTAATAGGGGGTTGGTTACACCTACAACCAAAATGGAAACCAAGAGTTTCATGGTTCAAAAATGCTGAATCTCGTCTGAATCATCATTTGTCAGGACTATTCGGGGTAAGCTCCTTGGCTTGGACAGGTCATTTAGTACATGTCGCTATTCCTGCATCCAGGGGGGAATATGTTCGATGGAATAATTTCTTAAGTGTATTACCGCATCCCCAAGGGTTAGGCCCACTTTTTACGGGTCAGTGGAATCTGTATGCTCAAAACCCCGATTCAAGTAGTCATTTATTTGGTACCTCCCAAGGATCAGGAACTGCCATTCTAACCCTTCTTGGGGGATTCCATCCACAAACGCAAAGTTTATGGCTAACCGATATGGCACATCATCATCTAGCTATCGCAATTCTTTTCCTCATTGCGGGTCATATGTATAGAACTAACTTTGGAATCGGACACAGTATAAAAGATCTTTTAGAAGCACATATTCCTCCGGGAGGACGGTTGGGGCGTGGGCATAAGGGTCTTTATGACACAATCAATAATTCGATTCATTTTCAATTAGGCCTTGCTCTAGCCTCCTTAGGAGTTATTACTTCCTTGGTAGCTCAACACATGTACTCTTTACCTGCTTATGCGTTCATAGCGCAAGATTTTACGACTCAAGCTGCGTTATATACCCATCACCAATACATTGCAGGATTCATCATGACAGGAGCTTTTGCTCATGgagctatattttttattagagaTTACAATCCAGAACAGAATGAGGATAACGTATTGGCAAGAATGTTAGACCATAAAGAAGCTATCATATCCCATTTAAGTTGGGCCAGCCTCTTTCTAGGGTTCCATACTTTGGGACTTTATGTTCATAATGACGTCATGCTTGCTTTTGGTACTCCCGAAAAACAAATCTTGATCGAACCCATATTTGCCCAATGGATACAATCCGCTCATGGGAAAACTTCATATGGATTTGATGTACTTTTATCTTCGACAAATGGCCCAGCATTTAATGCGGGTCGAAGCATATGGTTGCCCGGCTGGTTAAATGCTATTAATGAGAATAGTAATTCATTATTCTTAACAATAGGTCCTGGAGATTTCTTGGTTCATCATGCTATTGCTTTAGGTTTACATACAACTACATTGATCTTAGTAAAAGGTGCTTTAGATGCACGTGGTTCCAAGTTAATGCCAGATAAAAAGGATTTCGGGTATAGTTTTCCTTGCGATGGTCCGGGACGAGGTGGTACTTGTGATATTTCGGCTTGGGACGCATTTTATTTGGCAGTTTTTTGGATGTTAAATACTATTGGATGGGTTACTTTTTATTGGCATTGGAAACACATCACATTATGGCAAGGTAACGTTTCACAGTTTAATGAATCTTCCACTTATTTGATGGGATGGTTAAGAGATTATCTATGGTTAAACTCTTCACAACTTATCAATGGATATAACCCGTTTGGTATGAATAGTTTATCAGTCTGGGCATGGATGTTCTTATTTGGGCATCTTGTTTGGGCTACTGGATTTATGTTCTTAATTTCCTGGCGTGGTTATTGGCAGGAATTGATTGAAACTTTAGCATGGGCTCATGAACGTACACCTTTGGCAAATTTGATTCGATGGAAAGATAAACCAGTAGCTCTTTCAATTGTGCAAGCAAGATTGGTTGGATTAGCTCACTTTTCTGTAGGTTATATATTCACTTATGCGGCTTTCTTGATTGCCTCCACGTCGGGCAAATTcggttaattatttaattattctatccgcaataatatatttttttttattaattttattaaaataataaaaatataggtatgcactcttatatttatttctacatCTAGGATCCGATTTGTATCATTATCATTGATAATAAGAGGAACTTAAGCATTATGGCAAAGAAAAGTTTGATTTATAGGGAGAAGAAGAGGCAAAAAttagaacaaaaatatcatttgattCGTCGAtccttaaaaaggaaataagtgAGATTCCGTCGCTAAGTGAGAAGTGGAAAATTCATGGAAAATTACAATCCCCACCGCGTAATAGTGCACCTACACGTCTTCATCGACGTTGCTTCTCGACCGGAAGACCGAGAGCTAACTATCGAGACTTTGGACTATCTGGACACATCCTTCGGGAAATGGTTCAGGCATGTTTATTGCCAGGGGCAACAAGATCAAGCTGGTAAAGATTTAAGTATcctttaatttttctattttttctatgcTCGACGAGGCCCCTTTACCATTCTGTCTAAATAGGCTATTCTATTTGTACAGATATGGAATAGGGGCGCATTCAATTCGTCTTTGTTTATTAGAGTTTAGTCcaagtttttttgtttcatcgCGGGGTAGAGCAGTTTGGTAGCTCGCAAGGCTCATAACCTTGAGGTCACGGGTTCAAATCCTGTCTccgcaacatttttttttcaacaaatgtAAGTTTGATTCTattaactataattaatacttaTCTTTTGGGACGCGAGGCAAAAATTACTATATTTCCCGGTCAACTATACCGAATCTTTGATCTTTTTGAATCCATTTCTATTTGGGCGGATAGCGGGAATCGAACCCGCGTCTTCTCCTTGGCAAAGAGAAATTTTACCATTCGACTATATCCGCATTTTTTTGCCTTCTTGATAAgaaatttatggataatatttgttcaaagctaTACGAGATACACTCTTTGGTTTGGGGTCATTTGATAAAACTCTactaccaaaaaacaaaaaagttcaattaacaattctattaatatatataaatatatatatatttattatatattaataatatatttattctatatctatatatagaattccatattcaataatatattattctctatttccataaaatattatattctatattgatatcagatatcaatttttgattcgtttttttttatttaattagttattacTATTTCATAGTTATATTTAGTAAATtgctatttattaatatttgattcatATTTCACTCAAGTTACAGAAGTTCGACCCCCCcctctaatttttttgttttctttatttgcattttatggACTTATATTGAATTTGAATGTGTAATTCGTGGAATGGGAGGGGTCATCTCATTTTTTGATCTGCAACGAATGAATTCAAGAGATAAGAGAATTAAGGATACCCACCAAGAAGACTAATCCAATCCATAAAGATGTACCAGAAAATACAACATTTTTGTTACTCGACCACCCATCAGGAGACGCAAATACAACGGGTACACTAATCAGTAAGATTGATGAAGTAATAATTAATGCAAAAACAGCCAATTGAAAAGCAATAGTCATGTTTTTAATCCTCCAAGCTATTAACAATATACACCATTTAATCCTCTTACCcactaaaaaaattttaataaataaagggattttatcatgaatccgTTTATTCGAGATGCCTTATTTCCAACTTCTTTTTACCACTTTTATTCTATTCGGACATGAAGTTAAAGGTTCTTTTTTACTTCACAAATGGGTAGACTGGATCATGTATCTCATTTATATAGACCAATTGATAGACTTATAAAGAAAGTCACACCCTATATCTTTTTCTACATAGTGATCGTATTAACTCATCGAGCTATGTTCTATTTGgcgaaaaaaaagataaaatagaaattatcttttggaGAGATGGCCGAGTGGTTGATGGCTCCGGTCTTGAAAACCGGTATAGttcataaaaaataactatcgagggttcgaatccctctctctccttttgttggatgaatagatttttttctttattggcTTTTTTTACTTCTTAGCATCATAAAAAAGGAGAATGGCTCGGCTATACTATCCAGCCGAGCCAGAAAAAACGAGATTGaattgaaagaaagaagactTTTTAATATGACCCGATTTTTACTTTCCTATTTTAACTACTACTTTAGTTAAGAGGAGTCATAGAAAGAACAGGTTCAAAATCACGATCAATTCCTTTTTCAAATCCTGCTGCCGCTGCCCGAGCTCTTCCCGCGTGCCATAAATGACCCACGAATAGGAAGAATCCTAGAACAAAATGAGAGGTAGATAACCAACTTCTCGGAGAGACGTAATTGACTGCATTGATCTCAGTAGCTACGCCCCCTACAGAATTTAAGGAACCTAAAGGAGCATGAGTCATATATTCTGCAGAACGTCGTTCTTGCCAAGGTTGTATGTCTTTTTTCAACCTACTTAAGTCCAAACCATTAGGACCCCTTAAAGGTTCTAACCAGGGAGCACGCAGATCCCAAAAACGCATTGTTTCTCCTCCAAAAATAACTTCTCCAGTCGGGGAACGCATTAAGTATTTACCTAAACCTGTAGGTCCTTGAGCAGACCCCACGTTAGCTCCAAGACGTTGGTCTCTAACTAGAAAAGTAAATGCTTGAGCTTGAGAAGCTTCTGGCCCTGTAGGTCCGTAAAACTCACTAGGGTAAGCAGTATTATTAAACCAGACAAAACAACAAGCAATGAAACCACAAACAGATAAAGCAGCTAAACTATAAGACAAGTAAGCCTCCCCAGACCATACAAGTGCGCGGCGAGCCCATGCAAAAGGTTTGGTTAAGATATGCCAGATTCCACCAAATATACAAATGGAACCTAACCATACATGCCCTCCAATTATATCTTCCAAATCGTCCACACTAACAATCCATCCTTCTCCCCCAAAGGGAGATTTtagtaaataaccaaatataacACTTGGGCTAAGAGTCaagtttgtaatttttcttACATCCCCCCCTCCTGGAGCCCAGGTATCATATACGCCCCCAAATAGAGAGCCTTGAATACTAGAAGAAAAGCACCTACACCTAACAAAATTAAGTGAATACCCAAAATGGTGGTCATTTTATTTCTATCTTTCCATACATAACCGAAAAATGGAAAAGATTCTTCAAGAGTTTCGGGTCCCAGAAGTGCATGATAAATACCGCCAAAGCCCAAAACTGCAGAAGAAATTAAGTGAAGTACTCCAGATACAAAGTATGGAAAGGTGTCTATAACTTCTCCCCCAGGACCTACCCCCCAGCCTAAAGTGGCTAGGTGGGGAAGTAAAATCAATCCTTGTTCATACATGGGCTTTTCAGGTACAAAATGAGCCACTTCAAATAAGTTCATTGCT contains:
- the LOC125601661 gene encoding photosystem I assembly protein Ycf3 → MPRSRINGNFIDKTFTIVADILLRVIPTTSGEKEAFTYYRDGMSAQSEGNYAEALQNYYEAMRLEIDPYDRSYILYNIGLIHTSNGEHTKALEYYFRALERNPFLPQAFNNMAVICHYRGEQAIQQGDSEMAEAWFAQAAEYWKQAITLTPGNYIEAQNWLTITRRFE